From Lolium perenne isolate Kyuss_39 chromosome 5, Kyuss_2.0, whole genome shotgun sequence, a single genomic window includes:
- the LOC127300779 gene encoding LRR receptor-like serine/threonine-protein kinase IOS1 yields the protein MVSMALFVFLAALVLVATADHDSGQPGHQSGFLSIDCGVGPVGDRRDTRTGIEYVSDGLYVDGGENHRIASNQSANDESLKTLRSFPSGVRSCYTLPTEEGTKYLVRMVFNYGNYDGKAHSPSFDIHLGNNYWDTFLNRDYWWSEAIFVAWASWVPVCVVNTGGGTPFVSTVELRPLNSSLYPDATVDEYISTHERTNLGADHNIRYPDDPYDRIWEWSTSSSLANISTEQTIQQDDLFQVPIPVLQTGLAPVNNGTAMSYIWDTYQSSLGVKMILHFADIQNRQVRLFDVHFNGMVHQNYSPPYLSAGYLYNTDWYRSTDGNYNITIQATNKSMLPPMMNAYEIYNRIPHDTPSTFSKDFDAMMAIKLEYGVKRNWMGDPCFPVKFAWNGVKCSNITKNTTRITSLDLSNSNLNGSISDNFTLLTELQFLDLSGNNMNGPVPDPLCKRSTGPLNFRYESDKNMCNKTKSPSRSKNRTTIISISVVVFMVVVVGLVLSCLIWRRKRKPKVSTYDAPRPAKPHSAPVSITSKGDHLHNSENRQFTYKELEKFTNKFERSIGQGGFGLVYYGRLEDDTEVAVKMRSEHSSHGLDEFLAEVNSLTKVHHRNLVSLVGYCWEKDHLALVYEYMSEGSLTDQLRGKTGVGKTLGWTTRVQIVLESAQGLDYLHKGCSLPIIHRDVKTNNILLGQNLRAKIADFGLCKTYLSEMQTHISTNAAGSAGYMDPEYYHTGWLTESSDVYSFGVVLLEVATGEPPILPGHGHIVQRVKQKIATGNISMVADAKLRGAYDVNSMWKLVDTAMACTADASIRRPTMAVVMAQLKESLALEESREDNSIQGSFTSTTGGPVSTFGPSAR from the exons ATGGTTTCAATGGCGTTGTTTGTTTTCCTTGCTGCACTCGTGTTAGTAGCCACAGCAGATCATGACTCCGGTCAGCCAG GTCATCAATCAGGTTTTCTGAGCATCGACTGCGGTGTCGGCCCAGTCGGCGACCGCAGGGACACCCGCACAGGCATCGAATACGTCTCCGACGGTCTGTACGTCGACGGCGGCGAGAACCACAGGATTGCCTCCAATCAAAGTGCTAACGACGAGTCCCTGAAAACTCTGAGGAGCTTCCCGTCCGGAGTACGGAGCTGTTACACGCTCCCAACCGAGGAGGGTACAAAGTATCTGGTGCGGATGGTGTTCAACTACGGGAATTACGATGGCAAGGCGCACAGCCCGTCGTTCGACATCCACCTGGGCAACAACTACTGGGACACGTTCCTCAACAGGGATTACTGGTGGTCCGAGGCGATCTTCGTCGCATGGGCGAGCTGGGTGCCGGTGTGCGTGGTGAACACCGGCGGCGGCACGCCATTTGTCAGCACGGTGGAGCTGAGGCCACTGAATTCCTCCCTTTACCCTGACGCCACCGTCGACGAGTACATATCCACGCATGAAAGGACAAATCTGGGCGCAGACCATAATATACG GTATCCGGACGATCCATATGACCGCATCTGGGAATGGAGCACCAGCTCGTCATTGGCGAACATTTCCACCGAACAGACCATCCAGCAGGATGACTTGTTCCAAGTTCCCATCCCCGTTCTTCAGACAGGTCTCGCTCCTGTCAATAATGGCACGGCGATGAGCTACATATGGGACACGTACCAGAGCTCGTTGGGGGTTAAGATGATCCTACACTTTGCCGACATACAAAACAGGCAAGTCCGGCTGTTTGATGTCCACTTCAACGGCATGGTGCACCAGAACTACAGCCCTCCTTACCTGTCCGCTGGATACCTGTACAATACTGATTGGTATAGGAGTACAGACGGCAACTACAATATCACTATTCAAGCCACCAACAAATCCATGCTCCCTCCGATGATGAACGCATACGAGATCTACAACCGCATCCCCCACGACACCCCGAGCACGTTCTCCAAAGACT TCGATGCAATGATGGCTATCAAACTTGAGTATGGAGTAAAGAGAAACTGGATGGGCGATCCATGCTTTCCAGTGAAATTTGCATGGAATGGCGTGAAATGTAGCAATATAACTAAGAACACTACGAGGATAACATCTCT GGATCTTTCCAATAGTAACTTGAATGGATCAATATCTGATAACTTCACATTGCTCACAGAACTCCAATTCCT GGATTTGTCTGGCAACAATATGAATGGCCCAGTTCCAGACCCCCTCTGTAAAAGGTCTACAGGTCCTCTCAATTTCAG GTATGAATCTGACAAAAACATGTGCAACAAAACAAAAAGTCCGTCTCGCTCAAAAAATAGAACAACTATAATATCTATTTCGGTAGTGGTTTTCATGGTGGTAGTGGTTGGACTTGTTCTTTCTTGTTTAATCTGGAGAAGGAAAAGAAAGCCCAAAG TCTCTACATATGATGCTCCAAGGCCGGCAAAACCTCATAGTGCTCCAGTAAGTATAACAAGTAAAGGGGATCACTTGCACAATTCTGAAAATCGCCAATTCACATACAAGGAGTTGGAGAAGTTCACGAATAAATTTGAACGTTCCATTGGGCAAGGAGGGTTTGGGCTCGTGTACTATGGtcgtttagaagatgacactgaaGTTGCTGTCAAGATGCGATCTGAACATTCATCGCATGGTCTTGATGAGTTTTTAGCAGAG GTCAATAGCTTGACAAAGGTGCACCACAGAAATCTAGTTTCTTTGGTTGGTTACTGCTGGGAGAAGGATCATTTAGCACTCGTTTATGAGTACATGTCTGAAGGAAGTCTTACTGATCAGTTAAGAG GAAAAACTGGTGTTGGCAAAACCTTGGGTTGGACCACACGCGTACAAATTGTTCTTGAATCAGCACAAG GTCTGGACTATCTGCACAAGGGATGCAGCTTACCAATAATTCATCGAGATGTGAAAACCAACAACATTCTCTTAGGTCAAAATCTTCGAGCGAAGATAGCTGATTTTGGACTTTGCAAAACCTATCTCAGTGAAATGCAGACTCACATATCAACCAATGCAGCTGGATCAGCGGGTTACATGGATCCTGA GTACTACCACACTGGATGGCTAACCGAGAGCAGTGATGTTTATAGCTTTGGTGTTGTTCTACTTGAGGTAGCCACCGGTGAGCCTCCAATATTACCAGGCCATGGTCACATCGTTCAACGTGTGAAACAAAAGATTGCTACTGGTAACATCAGCATGGTGGCTGACGCTAAGTTGAGAGGTGCCTATGATGTCAACTCCATGTGGAAACTTGTCGACACTGCCATGGCTTGCACAGCTGATGCTTCTATCCGAAGGCCAACAATGGCTGTCGTGATGGCACAGCTGAAAGAGAGCCTTGCGTTGGAGGAATCTCGCGAGGATAATAGCATCCAGGGTAGCTTCACGAGTACTACTGGAGGCCCGGTTTCAACATTTGGTCCATCAGCAAGATGA